In Mytilus edulis chromosome 13, xbMytEdul2.2, whole genome shotgun sequence, a single window of DNA contains:
- the LOC139500028 gene encoding kinesin-like protein KIF20B isoform X4 produces the protein MAGRTRLHSDVVFGDTTQDDDISFRNPKKRILFDEENTNTPVEISEHMKCYLRIRPFSEEEVDSKEDQKCLTIEDENTVATHAPKESHTFKNCTHGLGKTTHKFKFSRIFDSVTTQKDFFNETMLGLVKDFIDGQNCLVFTYGVTSSGKTYTIQGKPKDAGILPRALDVLFNSINGKQWPNNNLKPKMFMDVTRLSAEQAAQEVKIKERTLKMVTFDEPDVMSLLGDDASDLSIINNTTTCSESSNASYGPAGRVSKDSLDEVFSDLENRVREEAAVNVEDQGLMKFSVWVSFAEIYNEQIFDLLEPIPKKKTTRRPVLRLSDDRNGSPYIRGLKEIHVTSADEAYNLLTVGQKNLRTAVTKLNHQSSRSHCIFNIKILRVVDKGNPNHARVSMLSLCDLAGSERHSKTQSKGERLKEAGNINTSLMTLGRCIEALRNNQHHKDKTQLIPFRDSKLTRLFQNFFSGRGKAAMIVNVNQCASMFDETLHVFKFSAVAKQVVVVQKPEPPPKKRLKSAPPPKVPRPSIPWATPGAADMSLMNSALKRGQQIPLPEDDFDEDMDSDSMDDSESAELVRIIDSLREKLKVEKHAKLLMERDIRDEVCKEMMEQIVKIENDYEEQIREREILAEEMMEKRIKILTNTINPRKRQRQEVMEDEDDEWVSSMLLHQEKVKVQERDEELKELKKELETTKSQLNKYIKEQENYIAKNTSLQFKLADTEQVLEQTQKDKEEAKDQVKKVNNKMDELVTNTVEKRKSDIDLGDTCLLETLSQQLQQAKDQIKEQETEIRELNAMLTEAGETFQQTDTEIKQLKEVINDDEEKLKQQQTLISELQTALEESTNAVTTAEERLIKKDEQIIKLESENSELEGESVQVTDVQPSMSMCLSEKLKNQKNCCLFLEETLKQKDEEITGWKNKFAREEDESFKREHALINGYKAEISNLKTQIHQLKAERKLMSPMKNSPSKKCKEVLSPSQCLRETESPRKTRIDSPVRRLRSNANNCGSEERNHHFKENLSRQIKDLQAEFMKNSSVTAELESALHIARLTSEDLESRLEAEQKHKQEAVTKLEELTTKMRELEDTKSQLEKEVEERKKSDDQVEKLKLELKELDDIHNSFKELQDNFGELEKKMATKVEENLTATNKVETLESEVDKFEKEKVTADGQIESLQKDIERLEREKNEAYSKIQDLQDNTDRLEREKDECVQSITLLQQSVSCLTVLEDKVNKLEQDVLDAYAVNKDLEETKTKLELNLEHGRLEIKEKSERTNSIEKYVQQLKEELSGKGIEITNLTEKLEEMETVNFGLREMVNQTTNQIQEKDTEIKEIVVESLQSSDSPSSDSLTNIRKKMRDLKQECEKIKTESENKSQEIEHLKKELEKSKNSNLENGNEMKKLVENCKDLEFQLEEKSIEITDMIECKVAIETKVNELECKVTEVECLSKEKTTQLMELNDELNKIKVAKEMLEADVRDLEEEREELQAHIETRSSLQKDNETLEKDIIEEQRTIEDLSEVLQKKQKENGEYVQKLEDQITELKNGVLSKEENHKQKVTLLDQEISQLKIELEEKCNRIEELSREIDNKSESVCEKDKRFVELQTQLNKNLNLTNQLQSEQKVINQRVENAQIESETLISQINDIRNEKESLEKDHEELGATCSELENMTVDLKDRNEACLAENNSLRQQIECVNQEKQTLQIDLNQLKMKCNELESCSSQSETSDNEHSSRNVAKLQIAELKSALHMHKTLHENAKSEVLESEERIAELEKEIEYLKSEIISVKDEVDVDNVKDEDKENFTHEKEHKSFLNKLKSDLESKNVEIENLEKQVDSLQQENLEKNESCDKLKYELEVKNVELQKLQEDLDSLKQDKSKTEKSLKEMDCLSKTCKQHESLIQEQDLKIKSFEKCDNEKQALVEEVELIQSKCEKLEKEKSKLKTEIDGCKFQMEVSDREIKNLNQAISQQQKLICQQAEKIKEIVQCDGSVTISHELDTLKSDLKSKSEKLEHHKDKLTKVESDLVRISNELNNKEQIIENLKENLNQFRENECLSPTSQSHCARKLRKEKIEVENQLIEAKFKIKQLENEVHNGVMSSPRRMVHTESIQRASVTSPTVHRELNRSQEREQNLRSQLQQASQTVKQQNEKISELEKQILETSTKLRAAEDSLKQRQSLYGVPQDSFVQEDMKRLREEHAKRWEIIQNLEKDLQKKESKLQSKSQVVKDLKQTMEMERDKFEAALRDANANEAVIEELKNAIALQEETMEEQDRYIQQKEETINKLQQDVEKYTDKYHQLLTTSGDSGKEMREMTRENVRQSAEVDQFKKNMEEMNSKLQKLQEEKLELLNKFNEKCKELSELQTILKEKREECDKLQSSTKGDNGEDLDKIVEELKRNNQKLKDDKLLLSAVIKENNDELKEMEKLVSEKRKECEELKSQNNTEKLETVESKNKEQEHIITELKNKIKDKDHSLRDSHKEVRSMNEELSKVRHELDVLKSELKEKSNAITEFGKQVQHKNQEIIRLQRSIEDKSTELNNWKLERDKLVDGLEGIMKKQQKEIHDLKKQKSELEDKQTSRHRHRSTTQHEKLIIVPDSTEDIVIKEEIPDVFQSPPRRAPSRRGRKRKSPTLETPDMLSSAKKEVTDDNMTFVSEDGDISHHIEIDATPAIAAKTLRKSRKKRSSVDLLRAVRSLHKKEEKCDKENKKSTRGRKQRASKTSSDTPETNGKGLTKKLLEDITETSTPNKEGDITVEVEDHGTQMSPAMANKRSRRKHTLYKESLQISEPLDCGSFVGQSPDDVHTTVQRKLRGRKK, from the exons ATGGCAGGAAGGACAAGATTGCATTCAGATGTTGTGTTTGGAGACACTACTCAGGACGATGATATCTCCTTCAGGAATCCTAAGAAGAGGATATTGTTTGACGAGGAGAATACTAATACACCTGTGGAGATCTCAGAACACATGAAATGTTATCTCAGGATAAGACCTTTCTCAGAAGAAGAAGTAGATAGCAAGGAAGACCAG aaatgtcTTACAATTGAAGATGAGAACACAGTAGCCACACATGCACCAAAGGAATCCCATACATTTAAAAACTGTACACATGGTCTAGGAAAAACTACTCATAAGTTTAAATTTTCCCGAATATTTGATTCGGTAACAACCCAGAAAGACTTTTTTAATGAGACAATGCTTGGTCTTGTTAAGGACTTCATTGATGGACAGAATTGTTTAGTGTTTACTTATGGTGTAACAAGTTCTGGCAAAACATACACTATTCAAG GAAAACCTAAAGATGCAGGAATTTTACCTCGAGCTCTAGATGTGTTGTTTAACAGTATAAATGGTAAACAGTGGCCTAATAATAACCTGAAGCCTAAGATGTTTATGGATGTAACTAGACTGTCAGCTGAGCAAGCAGCACAAGAAGTTAAAATAAAGGAGAGGACATTGAAGATGGTTACATTTGAT GAACCTGATGTGATGAGCCTTCTTGGTGATGATGCCTCAGACCTGTCAATAATAAATAATACTACTACATGTTCAGAAAGTTCTAATGCGTCATATGGTCCTGCTGGTAGAGTAtctaaag ATTCATTGGATGAAGTATTTTCTGACCTGGAGAACCGTGTTCGTGAGGAGGCAGCTGTCAATGTAGAAGACCAGGGTCTTATGAAATTCTCTGTTTGGGTCAGTTTTGCTGAAATTTATAATGAACAGATATTTGATTTGTTGGAACCAATACCAAAGAAGAAAACCACACGACGACCTGTTCTACGACTGAGTGATGATAGAAATGGTAGTCCTTATATAAGAG GTTTAAAAGAGATCCATGTAACATCAGCTGATGAAGCTTATAACTTACTGACTGTGGGACAGAAAAATCTACGTACAGCTGTCACCAAACTTAATCATCAGTCATCTAGAAG tcatTGTATTTTTAACATCAAGATTTTACGTGTAGTTGACAAAggaaatccaaatcatgcacggGTCAGCAT GTTGTCTCTATGTGATCTGGCTGGATCAGAACGACATTCTAAAACCCAGAGTAAAGGTGAGCGACTGAAGGAGGCGGGTAATATAAATACCTCATTGATGACGCTAGGAAGATGTATTGAAGCACTCAGGAATAATCAACATCACAA AGATAAAACCCAGCTGATACCATTCAGGGACAGCAAGTTGACAAGATTGTTCCAGAATTTTTTCTCGGGTAGAGGAAAAGCTGCCATGATTGTCAATGTAAACCAATGTGCCAGTATGTTTGATGAAACTCTACATGTCTTCAAATTTTCTGCTGTAGCAAAACAG GTTGTGGTAGTTCAGAAACCAGAGCCACCACCAAAGAAGAGACTGAAATCTGCACCCCCTCCTAAAGTCCCCAGACCATCAATTCCATGGGCTACACCAG GTGCAGCTGACATGTCACTGATGAACTCTGCCCTGAAACGTGGACAGCAGATTCCATTACCTGAGGATGATTTTGATGAAGATATGGACTCAGATTCTATGGATGATTCGGAATCAGCT gaaCTTGTACGAATCATCGATAGTTTGCGAGAGAAACTAAAAGTTGAAAAACATGCTAAACTGTTGATGGAACGAGACATCAGAGATGAAGTGTGTAAAGAAATGATGGAACAGATTGTTAAAATAGAAAACGATTATGA AGAACAGATAAGGGAACGGGAAATTTTAGCCGAAGAGATGATGGAGAAGCGAATAAAGATTTTAACAAACACAATAAATCCCCGGAAACGACAAAGACAAGAGGTCATGGAAGATGAGGATGATGAATGGGTGTCAAGTATGTTGCTACATCAAGAGAAGGTCAAAGTTCAG GAAAGGGATGAAGAACTTAAAGAATTGAAAAAAGAGCTTGAAACCACAAAATCACAACTGAACAAGTACATCAAGGAGCAGGAGAATTATATTGCTAAGAATACGTCTCTACAGTTTAAACTGGCTGATACGGAACAAGTTCTTGAACAGACACAGAAAGATAAG GAAGAAGCCAAGGACCAGGTGAAGAAAGTGAACAACAAAATGGATGAACTTGTAACTAATACTGTAGAAAAG AGAAAGAGTGATATTGATTTAGGAGATACCTGTTTGTTGGAAACCTTGTCACAACAGTTACAACAGGCTAAAGATCAGATTAAAGAACAG GAGACAGAAATAAGGGAATTAAACGCTATGCTGACAGAAGCTGGAGAAACATTCCAACAGACAGATACAGAAATCAAACAGCTGAAGGAGGTCATTAATGATGACGAGGAGAAACTCAAACAACAG CAAACTTTGATATCAGAGCTTCAGACAGCATTGGAAGAAAGTACAAATGCTGTAACCACTGCTGAAGAAAGACTAATAAAGAAAGATGAACAGATTATTAAACTGGAGTCTGAAAACTCTGAGTTAGAAG gtGAGTCTGTTCAAGTTACTGATGTGCAGCCTAGCATGTCCATGTGTTTGTCAG AGAAGTTGAAAAACCAGAAGAATTGTTGTTTGTTCCTGGAAGAAACTTTGAAGCAGAAAGACGAAGAAATAACTGGATGGAAGAATAAGTTTGCTAGGGAAGAAGATGAAAGTTTTAAAAGAGAACATGCACTCATTAATGGTTACAAGGCAGAAATCAGTAATCTTAAAACACAG ATTCACCAATTAAAAGCAGAACGTAAGCTGATGAGTCCTATGAAGAACTCACCTTCAAAGAAATGTAAGGAGGTTCTATCTCCATCTCAATGTCTGAGAGAAACAGAATCTCCAAGAAAAACCAGAATAGACTCTCCTGTAAGGAGACTGAGAAGTAATGCCAATAATTGTGGAAGTGAAGAGAGAAACCACCACTTCAAGGAAAATCTTTCTCGTCAAATCAAAGACTTGCAGGCTGAATTCATGAAGAATTCCTCCGTAACGGCTGAGTTAGAATCGGCATTGCACATAGCTAGACTTACATCAGAAGACCTTGAATCTCGTCTAGAAGCTGAACAAAAACATAAACAAGAAGCTGTTACTAAATTGGAGGAATTAACAACTAAAATGAGAGAGTTGGAAGATACGAAATCTCAGCTAGAAAAGGAAGTTGAAGAAAGGAAGAAATCAGATGATCAAGTGGAgaaattaaaattagaattaaaaGAACTTGATGACATTCACAATTCCTTTAAAGAATTGCAGGATAATTTTGGAGAACTTGAGAAAAAGATGGCCACAAAAGTAGAGGAAAATTTAACAGCTACAAATAAAGTGGAAACACTTGAGAGTGAAGTTGATAAATTTGAAAAGGAGAAAGTAACTGCAGACGGTCAAATAGAATCTCTTCAAAAAGATATTGAGCGACTAGAGAGAGAGAAAAATGAGGCATATAGTAAAATACAGGATCTTCAAGACAATACTGACAGACTTGAGAGAGAGAAAGATGAATGTGTACAGAGTATTACCTTGTTACAACAGAGTGTTTCATGTTTGACTGTCTTAGAAGATAAAGTGAACAAGTTGGAACAGGATGTTCTCGATGCTTATGCTGTAAATAAAGACTTAGAAGAAACCAAAACAAAACTGGAATTGAATCTTGAACATGGTAGACTGGAAATAAAGGAAAAATCAgaaagaacaaattcaatagaaaAATATGTCCAACAGTTGAAAGAGGAACTTTCTGGAAAAGGTATTGAGATTACAAATTTGACAGAAAAACTTGAAGAGATGGAAACAGTAAATTTCGGCCTCAGAGAAATGGttaaccaaacaaccaatcaaattCAAGAGAAGGATACTGAAATCAAAGAAATTGTTGTTGAGAGTCTGCAATCATCTGACAGTCCGTCGTCTGATTCACTGACAAATATTCGTAAAAAGATGAGGGACTTGAAACAAGAGTGTGAAAAGATCAAAACAGAGAGTGAAAATAAGTCACAAGAGATTGAACACCTTAAGAAAGAActagaaaaatctaaaaattcAAACTTGGAAAATGGAAATGAAATGAAGAAATTGGTTGAAAACTGTAAAGATTTAGAGTTCCAGTTGGAAGAGAAATCAATCGAAATTACAGACATGATAGAATGTAAGGTTGCCATTGAAACCAAGGTCAATGAATTAGAATGCAAGGTCACTGAAGTTGAATGTTTGTCAAAGGAGAAAACAACTCAGTTGATGGAATTGAATGATGaacttaataaaataaaagttgccAAAGAAATGTTGGAAGCTGACGTACGTGATTTGGAAGAGGAGAGAGAGGAGCTGCAAGCACACATTGAAACAAGGTCAAGTCTACAAAAGGATAATGAGACATTAGAAAAAGATATTATAGAGGAACAAAGGACAATAGAAGATTTGTCTGAAGTTCTACAgaaaaaacaaaaggaaaatggggaatatgtccaaAAACTGGAGGATCAAATTACTGAGCTTAAAAATGGTGTGTTGAGCAAAGAAGAGAACCATAAACAGAAGGTCACTTTACTTGATCAGGAAATATCACAGCTCAAGATTGAGTTGGAAGAAAAGTGTAATAGAATTGAGGAATTAAGCAGAGAAATTGATAATAAATCAGAATCTGTTTGTGAAAAAGATAAAAGATTTGTGGAACTTCAAACACAACTGAACAAAAATTTGAACTTGACTAACCAGCTGCAATCAGAGCAAAAAGTAATAAATCAAAGGGTTGAGAATGCTCAAATAGAAAGTGAAACATTGATCAGCCAAATCAATGATATAAGAAATGAAAAGGAAAGTCTGGAAAAAGATCATGAAGAATTAGGTGCAACATGTTCTGAACTTGAAAACATGACAGTAGATTTAAAGGACAGAAATGAAGCATGTTTGGCAGAAAATAACTCACTAAGACAACAAATTGAATGTGTTAATCAAGAaaagcaaactttacaaattgATTTAAATCAACTTAAAATGAAGTGTAATGAACTCGAAAGTTGTAGTTCTCAGTCTGAGACAAGTGATAATGAACACAGTTCTCGCAATGTGGCCAAGTTACAAATTGCTGAGCTCAAGTCTGCACTTCACATGCACAAGACACTGCATGAAAATGCAAAATCTGAGGTCTTAGAGAGTGAGGAAAGAATAGCAGAGCTTGAAAAGGAAATAGAATATTTAAAGAGTGAAATTATAAGTGTGAAAGATGAGGTTGATGTTGACAATGTTAAAGATGAGGATAAAGAAAATTTTACACATGAAAAAGAACACAAAAGtttcttaaataaattaaaatcagaCTTGGAAAGCAAAAATGTTGAAATAGAAAATCTGGAGAAACAAGTGGACAGTTTACAACAggaaaatttggaaaaaaatgaatcatgtGACAAACTTAAGTATGAATTAGAAGTTAAAAATGTTGAACTTCAAAAATTACAAGAAGACTTGGATAGTCTAAAACAGGACAAAAGCAAGACGGAAAAGTCATTGAAAGAGATGGATTGTTTGTCAAAAACATGTAAACAGCATGAGAGTTTGATTCAGGAACAGGACCTGAAAATAAAAAGCTTTGAAAAATGTGATAACGAAAAGCAGGCATTAGTGGAAGAAGTAGAGCTAATACAATCTAAATGTGAAAaacttgaaaaagaaaaaagtaaacttAAAACTGAGATTGATGGATGTAAGTTTCAAATGGAAGTGTCTGACAGAGAAATAAAAAACCTCAACCAGGCCATTTCTCAGCAACAAAAACTCATCTGTCAGCAGgcagaaaaaattaaagaaatagtTCAATGTGATGGGTCAGTCACAATTTCACATGAATTAGACACATTAAAATCTGACTTGAAGAGCAAGTCTGAGAAATTAGAACATCATAAAGATAAGTTAACTAAAGTGGAAAGTGATTTAGTCAGAATAAGTAATGAACTTAACAACAAAGAACAAATCATAGAGAACTTAAAGGAAAATCTGAATCAGTTCAGAGAAAATGAGTGCTTGAGTCCTACAAGTCAAAGTCACTGTGCTAGAAAGCTAAGGAAAGAAAAAATTGAAGTAGAAAACCAATTAATAGAAGCTAAGTTTAAGATTAAACAGTTAGAGAATGAAGTACATAATGGAGTAATGTCATCACCCAGACGCATGGTACATACTGAATCAATACAGAGGGCATCAGTAACTAGTCCTACAGTTCACAGAGAATTGAACAGg AGCCAGGAAAGGGAGCAGAACTTAAGAAGCCAATTACAACAAGCCAGTCAGACTGttaaacaacaaaatgaaaagaTCAGTGAACTGGAAAAACAGATCCTAGAAACCAGTACAAAACTTAGAGCTGCTGAAGATTCACTAAAACAAAGACAG tctttgtaTGGAGTTCCACAAGACAGTTTTGTCCAGGAAGATATGAAGAGATTACGAGAGGAACATGCTAAAAGATGGGAGATCATTCAGAACTTGGAGAAAGATTTACAGAAGAAAGAAAGCAAGCTTCAAAGTAAAAGTCAAGTGGTCAAAGATTTGAAACAAACGATGGAAATGGAGAGGGATAAGTTTGAAGCTGCTCTCAGAG ATGCCAATGCTAATGAGGCTGTGATTGAAGAATTAAAGAATGCCATAGCTTTACAGGAAGAAACAATGGAGGAACAAGACAGATACATACAACAGAAGGAAGAAACTATCAACAAGTTACAACAGG ATGTTGAAAAGTATACAGATAAATATCATCAGCTGTTGACCACCAGTGGGGACTCAGGAAAAGAAATGAGAGAAATGACAAGAGAGAATGTTAGACAGTCTGCAGAGGTTGATCAGTTCAAGAAAAACATGGAGGAAATGAATAGTAAACTGCAAAAACTGCAGGAGGAAAAATTAGAATTATTGAACAAATTCAATGAAAAGTGTAAAGAACTGAGTGAACTTCAAACAATACTTAAAGAAAAGAGGGAGGAGTGTGATAAACTTCAATCTTCAACAAAGGGAGATAATGGGGAAGATCTTGATAAGATAGTGGAAGAACTGAAGCGTAACAATCAGAAATTAAAGGATGATAAATTGTTACTTTCTGCTGTCATAAAGGAAAATAATGATGAACTTAAAGAAATGGAAAAGTTAGTATCAGAAAAACGAAAAGAGTGTGAAGAACTCAAATCACAGAATAATACTGAGAAGTTAGAAACAGTGGAGTCAAAAAATAAAGAGCAAGAACATATCATTACAGAACTGAAAAATAAGATCAAG GATAAAGACCACAGTCTGAGAGATTCACACAAAGAAGTTAGAAGTATGAATGAGGAACTGTCTAAAGTTAGACATGAATTAGATGTGTTGAAATCAGAATTAAAG GAAAAAAGTAATGCCATTACAGAATTTGGTAAACAGGTGCAACATAAAAATCAGGAGATTATCAGACTGCAGAGATCAATAGAAGATAAATCTACCGAACTTAAT AATTGGAAACTAGAACGTGATAAGTTAGTTGATGGTCTTGAAGGAATAATGAAGAAACAACAGAAAGAAATACACGatctgaaaaaacaaaaatctgagTTAGAAGATAAACAGACGTCCAGACACAGACAT AGATCCACTACACAGCATGAGAAATTGATCATTGTACCCGAT